A window from Pseudomonas kribbensis encodes these proteins:
- the icd gene encoding NADP-dependent isocitrate dehydrogenase — translation MGYKKIQVPAVGDKITVNADHSLNVPDNPIIPFIEGDGIGVDVSPVMIKVVDAAVAKAYGGKRKISWMEVYAGEKATQVYDQDTWLPQETLDAVKDYVVSIKGPLTTPVGGGIRSLNVALRQQLDLYVCLRPVVWFEGVPSPVKKPGDVDMVIFRENSEDIYAGIEWKAGSPEATKVIKFLKEEMGVTKIRFDQDCGIGIKPVSKEGTKRLVRKALQYVVDNDRKSLTIVHKGNIMKFTEGAFKDWGYEVARDEFGAELLDGGPWMKFKNPKTGREVIVKDAIADAMLQQILLRPAEYDVIATLNLNGDYLSDALAAEVGGIGIAPGANLSDTVAMFEATHGTAPKYAGKDQVNPGSVILSAEMMLRHLGWTEAADLIIKGTNGAIKAKTVTYDFERLMEGATLVSSSGFGEAIVKHM, via the coding sequence ATGGGTTACAAGAAGATTCAGGTTCCAGCCGTCGGCGACAAAATCACCGTCAACGCAGACCATTCTCTCAATGTCCCTGATAACCCGATCATTCCCTTCATTGAAGGTGACGGCATTGGCGTCGACGTCAGCCCTGTGATGATCAAAGTGGTTGATGCTGCCGTGGCCAAGGCCTACGGGGGCAAGCGCAAGATTTCCTGGATGGAGGTTTATGCTGGCGAAAAAGCAACTCAAGTCTATGACCAGGACACCTGGCTGCCCCAGGAAACCCTGGACGCCGTTAAAGATTACGTGGTTTCCATCAAGGGCCCGCTGACCACCCCGGTCGGTGGCGGCATCCGTTCCCTCAACGTTGCCCTGCGTCAACAGCTCGATCTCTATGTCTGCCTGCGCCCTGTGGTGTGGTTCGAAGGTGTACCGAGCCCGGTGAAAAAGCCTGGCGACGTCGACATGGTGATCTTCCGCGAGAACTCCGAAGACATCTATGCCGGCATCGAATGGAAGGCCGGCTCCCCTGAGGCCACCAAGGTCATCAAGTTCCTGAAAGAGGAAATGGGCGTCACCAAGATCCGTTTCGACCAGGATTGCGGTATCGGCATCAAGCCGGTTTCGAAAGAAGGTACCAAGCGTCTGGTGCGCAAGGCCCTGCAATACGTGGTGGACAACGATCGCAAGTCGCTGACCATCGTGCACAAGGGCAACATCATGAAATTCACCGAAGGTGCCTTCAAGGACTGGGGCTACGAGGTCGCGCGGGATGAATTCGGTGCCGAGCTGCTGGATGGCGGCCCGTGGATGAAATTCAAGAACCCGAAAACCGGCCGCGAAGTCATCGTCAAGGACGCCATCGCCGATGCCATGCTCCAGCAGATCCTGCTGCGCCCGGCCGAATACGATGTGATCGCCACCCTTAACTTGAACGGTGACTACCTGTCCGACGCCCTGGCGGCGGAAGTGGGCGGTATCGGTATCGCGCCGGGCGCCAACCTGTCCGACACCGTGGCCATGTTCGAGGCGACTCACGGTACCGCGCCGAAATATGCCGGCAAGGACCAGGTCAACCCGGGTTCGGTGATCCTGTCGGCCGAAATGATGCTGCGTCATCTGGGCTGGACCGAGGCAGCGGATCTGATCATCAAAGGCACCAACGGCGCGATCAAGGCCAAGACCGTGACCTACGACTTCGAACGTCTGATGGAAGGCGCCACGCTAGTGTCTTCTTCGGGCTTCGGTGAGGCGATCGTCAAGCACATGTAA
- a CDS encoding cold shock domain-containing protein, producing the protein MVVGKVKWFNNAKGFGFINTDAREGKDEDGKEIDFFAHYSAIEMDGYKTLKAGQIVKFEIVQGPKGLHATKIQNVEAAKDAVSPAAHHQSVTS; encoded by the coding sequence ATGGTTGTCGGCAAGGTGAAATGGTTCAACAATGCCAAGGGGTTCGGTTTCATCAATACCGACGCCCGCGAGGGGAAAGACGAGGACGGCAAGGAAATCGATTTCTTTGCACACTACTCCGCCATTGAAATGGACGGATACAAAACCCTCAAAGCCGGGCAAATCGTCAAATTCGAGATCGTGCAAGGGCCCAAAGGCCTGCACGCCACAAAAATTCAGAATGTCGAGGCTGCAAAAGACGCCGTCTCGCCAGCAGCTCATCACCAGTCAGTGACCAGCTGA
- the clpS gene encoding ATP-dependent Clp protease adapter ClpS, whose protein sequence is MHAISQIRLTFNQDRPLLQKDLPQEHDDDSAGVAVQEAKPALQAPPMYKVVLFNDDYTPMDFVVEVLEVFFNLNRELATKVMLAVHTEGRAVCGVFTRDIAETKAMQVNQYARESQHPLLCEIEKDG, encoded by the coding sequence ATGCATGCAATCAGCCAGATTCGACTAACATTCAATCAGGATCGCCCGCTTCTCCAAAAGGATCTTCCACAGGAGCACGACGACGATTCGGCAGGCGTTGCTGTTCAGGAAGCAAAGCCTGCGTTACAGGCGCCGCCGATGTACAAGGTGGTTTTGTTTAATGATGACTACACACCGATGGATTTCGTCGTCGAAGTGCTCGAGGTGTTTTTTAACCTGAATCGCGAGCTGGCGACCAAGGTCATGCTGGCCGTCCACACAGAAGGGCGGGCAGTATGTGGAGTGTTTACCCGCGACATCGCCGAGACAAAGGCCATGCAGGTCAACCAGTACGCCAGGGAAAGCCAGCATCCGCTACTCTGTGAAATCGAGAAGGACGGTTAA